A genome region from bacterium SCSIO 12844 includes the following:
- a CDS encoding helix-turn-helix transcriptional regulator codes for MKLKDNDHLIDCPIEIASSVVGGKWKCVILFRLLDNTVRFNELSRSIDGITRRMLTLQLRELEALGIVNRKVYHQVPPKVEYSLTPLGAKLKPILKQLKAWGDMYIKSKN; via the coding sequence ATGAAACTAAAAGATAATGATCATTTAATTGACTGTCCCATCGAAATTGCTTCATCCGTTGTCGGTGGTAAATGGAAGTGTGTTATCTTATTTCGTCTATTAGATAACACAGTTAGATTTAATGAATTATCAAGATCTATTGATGGCATTACAAGGCGTATGTTAACTTTGCAACTAAGGGAATTAGAGGCGTTAGGCATTGTCAATCGCAAAGTATACCATCAAGTACCGCCAAAAGTTGAATACTCTTTAACGCCATTGGGTGCAAAATTAAAGCCTATACTAAAACAATTAAAAGCTTGGGGAGATATGTATATTAAATCTAAAAACTAA
- a CDS encoding VOC family protein: MNIVEQSIIHIALVVRDYDEAIQFYTQKLNFELIEDTYQPKQNKRWVVIAPPNSKGTSILLAKASKSEQHTFIGNQTGGRVFLFLNTNDFWRDYNNMKSKCVEFVRAPSEEEYGTVAVFKDLYGNLWDLLQLKTP, from the coding sequence ATGAATATAGTTGAACAATCAATAATACATATTGCACTTGTTGTTAGAGACTATGATGAAGCTATCCAATTTTATACTCAAAAGCTAAACTTTGAATTAATAGAAGATACTTACCAACCTAAGCAAAATAAACGTTGGGTTGTTATTGCCCCTCCTAATTCAAAAGGCACTTCTATCCTTCTTGCTAAAGCATCTAAATCAGAACAACATACTTTTATTGGCAATCAAACAGGTGGAAGAGTCTTTTTATTTTTAAATACAAATGATTTCTGGCGTGATTATAATAATATGAAAAGTAAATGCGTTGAATTTGTCAGAGCTCCTTCAGAAGAAGAATATGGCACTGTTGCTGTATTTAAAGACTTATATGGTAATCTATGGGATTTACTACAACTTAAAACTCCATAG
- a CDS encoding Fic family protein, producing the protein MEIRNSPAGTITKTLKGYYAYKPNPLPPEIKWDTALINSLSRADHILGRLYMEGEKLPNPHLLMRPFITREAVLSSKIEGTQATLGEVLANDAGIHVDRNKDDLQEVQNYILALDYALERLAHLPMSLRLIKEMHEILMQGVRGSHATPGEFRKTQNWIGTPGCTLNSAKFVPPEPGDLMNCLGEFESFLHDRSLPPLIHIALCHYQFEAIHPFLDGNGRIGRLLITLLLIEQKQLPSPLLYLSAFFEATRDEYYKQLFNISSQGQWNQWLNYFLNGVAIQGLDVLSRAERINTLINNWQLQVATSSSDIAQEIVKYLAVNPYFTTSKVAEMLDVAFTTAQRAVSKLESLNIIKQTSEGERNKVYCSTDILTILEEPTKLTETMDGDLY; encoded by the coding sequence ATGGAAATTCGCAATTCACCAGCAGGTACAATTACTAAAACCTTAAAGGGGTATTATGCCTATAAACCAAATCCATTACCGCCAGAGATTAAATGGGATACAGCTTTAATTAATAGCCTATCTAGGGCTGACCATATTTTGGGTCGATTGTATATGGAAGGTGAAAAGCTGCCAAATCCTCATTTACTTATGCGCCCTTTTATTACTCGTGAGGCTGTACTTTCAAGTAAAATTGAAGGAACTCAAGCAACGTTAGGTGAGGTATTAGCCAATGATGCGGGTATTCATGTTGATCGTAATAAAGATGATTTACAAGAAGTACAGAATTATATATTGGCTTTAGATTATGCATTAGAGCGATTAGCCCATTTGCCAATGTCGCTACGATTGATAAAAGAAATGCATGAGATTTTAATGCAAGGAGTTAGAGGTTCGCATGCCACACCAGGTGAGTTTAGAAAAACACAAAACTGGATAGGTACACCAGGGTGTACTTTAAATTCAGCGAAATTTGTACCACCAGAGCCAGGTGATTTAATGAATTGCTTAGGCGAGTTTGAGTCATTTTTACATGATAGAAGTTTACCGCCTTTAATTCATATTGCTTTATGTCATTACCAGTTTGAGGCAATTCATCCATTTTTAGATGGTAATGGTCGTATTGGTAGGTTGCTAATTACATTATTATTAATAGAGCAAAAGCAGTTACCTTCACCACTTTTATATTTAAGTGCATTTTTTGAGGCTACTCGAGATGAATACTATAAGCAGTTATTTAATATTAGTAGCCAAGGTCAGTGGAATCAGTGGCTTAATTATTTTTTAAATGGTGTAGCTATTCAGGGCTTAGATGTATTATCCAGAGCTGAAAGAATTAATACTTTAATTAATAATTGGCAACTTCAAGTAGCAACTAGTTCATCTGATATTGCTCAAGAGATTGTAAAGTATTTAGCTGTGAACCCATATTTCACGACAAGTAAAGTTGCTGAAATGTTAGATGTTGCATTTACGACAGCACAACGTGCCGTCTCAAAGCTCGAATCTCTGAATATTATCAAACAAACGAGTGAAGGTGAACGTAACAAAGTGTACTGTTCGACAGATATATTAACAATTTTAGAAGAACCAACGAAGCTCACTGAAACAATGGATGGTGATTTATATTAA
- a CDS encoding SDR family oxidoreductase, with protein sequence MKYDTLIIGGSSGIGLASAYRLKANNLNVLIASKNAKAKTQLSDDGFGLINLDLTKSTDIENALKENQAIKHIIITAIYPLLFDSLDQLEVKDAKAAFNKFWDYMIVIKYAIRQLKAIESFTLVTGSIAYKNLANILSPKITNLAINEAVKTLAIELSPIRINAVSPGPTDTSFYDQISDKESLFDSMKQSVPLKRIAKSDEIAQAIVLATLNSNITGSIINVDGGAYL encoded by the coding sequence ATGAAATATGATACGTTAATTATTGGTGGTTCATCTGGAATTGGATTAGCTAGTGCATATCGTCTAAAGGCTAACAATTTAAATGTACTAATTGCTTCAAAAAATGCTAAAGCAAAAACACAATTAAGTGATGATGGCTTTGGTTTAATTAATTTAGATTTAACTAAGTCAACAGATATCGAAAATGCGTTAAAAGAAAATCAAGCAATAAAACATATTATTATTACAGCAATCTACCCACTTCTTTTTGATAGTTTAGATCAGCTAGAAGTCAAAGATGCCAAAGCAGCGTTTAATAAATTTTGGGATTATATGATAGTTATAAAGTATGCAATTAGACAATTAAAAGCAATTGAATCATTTACACTAGTTACAGGCTCGATTGCTTATAAAAACTTAGCCAATATTTTATCACCTAAAATTACCAATTTAGCCATTAATGAAGCAGTTAAAACACTTGCGATTGAATTAAGTCCAATCAGAATTAATGCTGTTTCACCTGGTCCTACGGATACGAGCTTTTATGATCAAATAAGTGATAAAGAATCCTTATTTGATTCCATGAAACAAAGTGTGCCATTAAAACGAATTGCAAAATCTGATGAAATTGCTCAAGCAATAGTGTTAGCAACGCTTAATTCAAATATAACAGGATCAATTATTAATGTTGACGGTGGTGCTTATTTATAA
- a CDS encoding DUF3421 domain-containing protein — MSNKKVIINVIGLLMFVCNSVTMATNIRYLPEPDTKPTPKLSSAQELLILQDKEAALEYQLDRIMKSLVEVKVQIAAINRTLTLNLQANNGFSWINSKEVKSDASIYKVDSSQSAFGICQAYHAGYLYPGMITAKGCVVTYAGRAYTKTTYNVLIATVAGYWQAGNKVGTEIPYIGNTNHSRYLNNPVFINANTKNYVPSNSKTTSKTVKVNHQLPKNIPVFGGYERGHYVYICRVNVDNRYYVGKVVKNNCNFALKNKEIFLPVYEVLLPKKP, encoded by the coding sequence TCTGTCACTATGGCTACTAATATCAGGTATTTACCTGAACCAGACACTAAACCCACACCTAAATTAAGTTCAGCACAAGAGTTACTAATTTTACAAGACAAAGAAGCCGCTTTAGAATATCAACTTGATCGCATTATGAAAAGTTTAGTTGAAGTAAAAGTGCAAATAGCAGCAATCAATAGAACTCTTACACTCAATTTGCAAGCGAATAATGGTTTTTCTTGGATAAACTCTAAAGAAGTAAAGTCTGATGCTTCGATTTATAAAGTAGATTCAAGCCAGTCTGCTTTTGGTATTTGTCAGGCTTATCATGCTGGCTATCTTTACCCTGGTATGATTACAGCTAAAGGCTGCGTTGTTACTTATGCAGGGCGTGCTTATACTAAAACCACATATAATGTTTTAATCGCGACAGTAGCTGGTTATTGGCAAGCAGGTAATAAAGTTGGCACTGAAATTCCCTATATAGGTAATACAAACCACTCTCGTTATCTGAATAATCCTGTGTTTATAAATGCAAATACCAAAAATTATGTTCCTAGCAATTCAAAAACCACTTCAAAAACAGTTAAGGTTAATCATCAGTTACCTAAAAATATACCTGTCTTTGGAGGCTATGAACGAGGTCACTATGTTTATATTTGTAGAGTAAATGTTGATAATCGCTATTATGTTGGTAAGGTGGTTAAGAATAATTGTAATTTTGCCTTAAAAAATAAAGAAATATTCCTGCCTGTTTATGAAGTATTATTACCTAAAAAACCTTAA
- a CDS encoding IS4 family transposase, which translates to MQTASSFFEEELSSINLNDARLNKRAFKIGDNLLSNPGSCIQSLTDDKNEARCPYDFFSNPKVNWMHLLLPHRQSTLQRISSNSSEHIYIIQDSTFYNYTSHTAKVDLGVIGKQGSHIQLGLMQHTSFCVDSNDIPLGILELDFMGYEDSQKYSSHRSDFEAIASSRWRRFVSQNIKELKDNKYKQKVILLCDREADFFELHNDLRHGDLKFIIRCKYINRPTGKSARARKNRITELLKKQFPLGRTIIELTHPKTHKEYSSSFTMKSLENVLIPPVHRGANHRQNKLDPVKMNIVEVSNDDLSWLLLTNLPVKTFNQVRFVIESYKKRWHIETFHKVLKTAYDADKIYLHHSRDAIQNLLTMINIAAYQTYYLISQSRLDVPILAKEMFSIEEIQAVNVYFSSNINDIPTLKEFYAMVVKLGGHKNERNKHPPGILVIYRGIKKLNHITQMYKVMMSSKT; encoded by the coding sequence ATGCAAACAGCTAGTAGTTTTTTTGAAGAAGAGCTTTCCAGTATAAATTTAAATGATGCTAGGCTAAATAAAAGAGCGTTTAAAATAGGTGATAATCTCTTGAGCAACCCTGGAAGCTGTATTCAGTCATTAACAGATGATAAAAATGAAGCTAGATGTCCATATGACTTCTTTAGTAATCCAAAAGTTAATTGGATGCATTTACTTTTACCGCATCGTCAAAGTACATTGCAAAGAATAAGTAGTAATAGCAGTGAACATATTTATATCATACAAGATAGTACTTTTTATAATTATACTAGCCATACAGCTAAAGTTGATTTAGGAGTAATAGGGAAACAAGGAAGTCATATACAATTAGGCTTAATGCAGCATACATCCTTTTGTGTTGACTCAAATGATATTCCATTGGGTATTTTGGAACTTGATTTTATGGGCTATGAAGATAGCCAAAAATACTCTTCACATCGTTCTGATTTCGAGGCAATTGCCTCAAGCCGTTGGCGCAGATTTGTATCACAGAATATAAAAGAACTTAAAGATAATAAGTATAAGCAAAAAGTAATTTTATTATGTGATAGAGAAGCTGATTTTTTTGAGTTACATAATGATTTAAGGCATGGAGATCTTAAGTTTATTATTCGATGCAAATATATAAATAGACCAACTGGTAAATCCGCTAGAGCAAGAAAAAATAGAATTACAGAGTTATTAAAAAAGCAATTTCCTCTTGGTAGAACAATAATTGAACTTACACACCCAAAAACTCATAAGGAGTATAGTAGTTCATTTACTATGAAATCATTAGAAAATGTGTTGATACCGCCAGTGCATCGTGGTGCCAATCATAGGCAAAACAAGCTAGATCCCGTTAAAATGAATATAGTTGAAGTAAGCAACGATGATTTAAGCTGGTTATTATTGACTAACTTACCAGTAAAAACTTTTAATCAAGTAAGATTTGTTATTGAGTCATATAAAAAGCGTTGGCATATTGAAACCTTTCATAAGGTTCTGAAAACTGCTTATGATGCTGATAAAATTTATTTACATCACTCTAGAGATGCAATTCAAAATCTCTTAACAATGATAAATATAGCAGCTTATCAAACTTATTATTTAATTTCTCAATCCAGACTAGATGTTCCAATCTTAGCGAAAGAAATGTTTAGTATTGAAGAAATTCAAGCTGTAAATGTTTATTTTTCAAGTAACATAAATGACATCCCAACATTAAAAGAATTTTATGCTATGGTCGTCAAATTAGGCGGTCATAAAAATGAAAGAAACAAGCATCCACCTGGTATTTTAGTTATTTATAGAGGAATAAAAAAATTAAACCATATCACCCAAATGTATAAAGTTATGATGTCAAGTAAGACTTAA
- a CDS encoding VOC family protein, translating to MVEQSIVHIALVVKDYDEAIQFYTQKLNFELIEDTYQPKQNKRWVVIAPPNSKGTSILLAKASKPEQHTFIGNQTGGRVFLFLNTNDFWRDYNNMKSKGVEFVRDPSEEEYGTVAVFKDLYGNLWDLLQLKTP from the coding sequence ATGGTTGAACAATCAATAGTACATATTGCGCTTGTCGTTAAAGACTATGATGAAGCTATTCAATTTTATACTCAAAAGCTAAATTTTGAATTAATAGAAGACACTTACCAACCTAAGCAAAATAAACGTTGGGTTGTTATTGCTCCTCCTAATTCAAAAGGCACTTCTATCCTTCTTGCTAAAGCATCTAAACCAGAACAACATACTTTTATTGGCAATCAAACAGGCGGAAGAGTCTTTTTATTTTTAAATACAAATGATTTCTGGCGTGATTATAATAATATGAAAAGTAAAGGCGTTGAATTTGTTAGAGACCCTTCAGAAGAAGAATATGGTACTGTTGCTGTGTTTAAAGACTTATATGGTAATTTATGGGATTTACTACAACTTAAAACTCCATAG